CTTTTACCGGTGCTGGACAATTTAGACCGCGCACTGCAAGTAGAAGTAACAACAGAAGAAGCGGCTTCATTATATAAAGGTGTACAGATGGTATATGACCAGTTAGTTGCTGCTACGGAAAAAGAAGGTCTTACGATCATTCCGGCAGAGGGCGAAAGCTTCGATCCGAACTTCCACCAAGCTGTAATGCAGGAGCAGGACAGCGAAAAGGAAACTGGCGTCATTTTACGCGAACTGCAAAAAGGGTATCAGTTAAAGGACCGTGTACTGCGTCCGTCAATGGTATCTGTAAACGAGTAATTTAGTGCTTTTCGGTGCTATCTATATATTTTTTAAATTAACACATTTTGTTTTTTACTATTAGGAGGAAAATTAAATTATGAGTAAAATTATCGGTATTGACTTAGGAACAACAAACTCTTGTGTATCTGTATTAGAAGGCGGAGAACCAAAAGTAATTCCAAACCCGGAAGGTAACCGTACATCTCCATCTGTAGTAGCATTCAAAAATGGAGAAAAACAAGTTGGTGAAGTAGCAAAACGCCAAGCTGTAACAAACCCGAACACAATCATTTCTATCAAATCAAAAATGGGTACAAACGAAAAAGTGAAAGTGGAAGATACAGAGTACACGCCACAAGAAGTATCTGCAATGATTTTACAATACTTAAAAGGCTATGCTGAAGACTACTTAGGCGAAAAAGTAACAAAAGCTGTTATCACAGTTCCTGCTTACTTCAACGATGCGCAACGTCAAGCAACAAAAGACGCAGGTAAAATCGCTGGTTTAGAAGTTGAACGTATCATCAACGAACCAACAGCTGCAGCATTAGCATACGGTTTAGATCAACAAGACGTTGACCAAAAAATCCTAGTATTCGACTTAGGTGGCGGTACATTCGACGTATCGATCCTTGAATTAGCTGACGGCGTATTCGAAGTATTAGCAACTGCAGGTGACAACAAACTTGGTGGTGACAACTTCGACGACAAAATCATCGCTTATTTAGTAGAAGAGTTCAAAAAAGAAAATTCAGTAGACTTATCTAAAGACAAAATGGCAATGCAACGTTTAAAAGATGCAGCTGAAAAAGCGAAAAAAGACTTATCAGGTGTAACTTCAACTCAAATTTCATTACCAT
This genomic window from Solibacillus sp. FSL R5-0449 contains:
- the grpE gene encoding nucleotide exchange factor GrpE, which translates into the protein MSETKNNEELQQEETTEEVVETAETTETEETADEKDQKITELEAKLAEEDARYLRLRADYDNLARRTRLDREAAEKYRAQSLLTELLPVLDNLDRALQVEVTTEEAASLYKGVQMVYDQLVAATEKEGLTIIPAEGESFDPNFHQAVMQEQDSEKETGVILRELQKGYQLKDRVLRPSMVSVNE